The following DNA comes from Nicotiana sylvestris chromosome 10, ASM39365v2, whole genome shotgun sequence.
acgtacactaaaaCTAGTATTTTAAAAAGGCAATAACAATCATAACACGAAAAAATGCATGAAGTTATTCTTAAAACGTGAGTCATAATgcaaattttctttcaaaatttagtctttgaactccaaattgaATTTAACTTATGTATAATAAATATGACATTATGATGCAGTGAAAAATTAAATTGAACGTCACAGACGCAAAATGAAATTATGGCTAAAAATTAACATTCAACATTTTCatgaacatatattttttatttaatcttTATTTATAACTCAAGCAAATTAttgtttaaataattttttttttaaaattttatatttattagTATAGAATaaacgcgcaacgcgcgtacccTAATACTAGTGTTACTAAAGTTGAGGACGTGGTCAACGACACTGAGAGGGTTGATTTCTATAAAAACCATATTTTGGCAATCTACAAAGCAATCAAGTGAGTAcctttagttttgttttaataggACCTTGCAAATGAATAACCGTTATTTCTTACTTTCATTTTAAGAGAGATTTATTGAAAATATTCATTCGGAtaaaattaatatattttttctttatttggccgctcttcttttttcttttcttttatcagGCAGGGAGTAAATGTTAAAGGTTTCTACGCATGGTCTTTTCAAGATGATTTTGAATGGAATAAAGGATACACCCGGAGATTTGGCATCAACTTCATAGACTATAAGGATAATCTCAAAAGATACCCAAAGCTTTCTGCTCTCTGGTTTAAGAAATTCCTTCTCAATTAGAGCTTTTGTGACTATATTTCCTCTGTGTAAAATCTACAGACATGTTGCTTTtaactactttttttttttttaatttaaaaaatactcTAGCAGAAAGCTTTTACAATATCTTGtattagtgttgtttgatgttCCCCCTTTTCGTATTTATTTTTCGTCAATAAAATTACTCCATGCTCTTTTGGAGATATTACAATATTATAtatgttgatactcaattttctCCTGCCATCTTATTCAGGTTTCCCTAGCTGCTTAtatcttcataatatttttagtCCTAATTACGTGGAATTTTATCATGTTAACACTCTTGTTATATGTTTAAAATAGCAATTTTTCCATTCATTATTGCTTCGTAGCATTTTAAAATCACTATAACAGTAGAttgatataaaaataattttttaaatatatttttataagtattttgataaataaatgatttaatttagtattttacAAATATAAGGTAATTTAAGCATTTTTTTGCATTATTTACAATAATAGCATATGTTATTATAATTAATtgcatattttatatttttatatctCAGCTCAGTATATTTATATTATACTAATTTTggtgtacgtgcgttgcacgtgtattcTGCGTCTATTAATAAAATATTGTatacaagtgcagaaagtaattCAAATTTCATTGTTAATAACATACAACATCGCTTTATTATCAATTCTTTTGAAaactattactccctccgtttcaatatATGTGTACATGTTTGACTGgtcacggagtttaagaaaaaatgaagatttattgaatttgtggtcctaaacaagtcaaaaggggactcagagtatttgtgtggttataaaagcttcacattaagggtaaaatgataaatttaagctaaattgttaccaaatttagaaatgaattattctttttggaatggaccaaaaaggaaataggttcaaaTAAACTAGAACAGATGGAGTAAATGGTATGATACTAAATTgtcatattatttttttaatattcatCAAGGAGAGAAGATTTATCCCCAAAGAAAAGTGTCTTGTTGTAAATTGTACAATTGTTATTTTAGAAATTGATTTGGACTTCAAACTCAATACTTTGCCGTGATTGAAATTTTTACATATTAGATCTCGACTTGGACTTCAAGATTAAAGTGTTGTCGTGATTCAATCAACAGAATATCAAACTAAAAGGAACGCTTATTTATTATCAATTTGAAGTGATAATTCAGATTGTTAGGAAAATTTAAACATTATTCTATTTACCAAAGTAGTCTATAATTTGTTGTTAAATTTATGTAGAATTACTAAACCACTCTCAAATCTGGCACCTAATAAGAGCCAatcaatatttttttattttcaaaaatatttttgtgattgaCATCCCATTTTAAGAATTcagtctttttttttattttttttatagtggTCTGTATATCAATTGCTAAAAGCAATAACTACACTCATGTGTTTCAAACATGAAATAGAAActtggaaagaaatcaatgtggaAATGAATCCTTAGAAAAATTAATATGGAATGTGttataattatataaaataattcaaataaggggaaaaaaATTATATAAGCTATAATTGATCTTTAAATCTTTAAGTATTAGACTTTctacatagttcaaataagaaaatatGTAATAAgcaaaattttaattgattttaaaatcctaaattaagaaaaaattaaattaaaagtttgtaaatctatttttaaaaggtAACACACTTGGTCTACGGGTAGATTTCTTCTAAAAGCAAAAAATCATTCTCTAATCATTAAACAAAACAATCCACAATAATGAGCAAACGGTGAATAAGAATTCAATCTGTAGATTAAGCTAAAATCTCCGGCTATCGGCTATATCCTAAAATTACGAAATCAATGAGTATATGATTGCATACAATGTGATTCAAAAGATCTTTATAAGTTAAATCTTTTGCAGGAAAAATAGAAAGACACTCAACGACAACCCATAGTCTATGACAAACAAATACAAACATTTTAACCATATTTTATAATCCTTTTCAATTTTCGTAGTCTCTTATTGCATATGCACAAAGCATGATCAATAGTATAATCTACCTACATACAAAATCTTCTGATACTATGCACACAAAGAACAAATTGTTAAAAATTAATGATTAAATACATGTGGGGTAGCTCaagtttattttttcaaaatgtcttagaaaataagttatatataagataaaaaaaatgataaaaaggtgTGAAAAACATGACTAAAAGTTTTAATATGACTCATTCTATTTCGTCtaaaattgtgatgacccaaaagggtcatcacttcGTTTAGAAATAAAtcctgtgtttcgaggccttaaaaagaCCTCTTTCTATCTCACCTTGATGTGCGTGCGCAGtacgggcgcgtagccggaaatccattatgtgaaaatttgtgaaaaatgatgaattttgcctttagaatgaatttaagttgacttcggtcaatattttgggtaaatggacccggacccattTGGCGGTTCtggagggttcgtaggaaaatatgtgacttgggcgtatgcccggaatcgaatttcaaAGTCCCacgcccgagaaataaatttttaaagaaaattattttctggaatatttatgagtttttggaaattaaaTGTGTTTGagatttgatggtatcgggcccgtattctggtttTGGAGCTCGGTActagtcttatatgtgatttaagttgggtttgtgaaatttggtaagaaatggacttgaaatgacgtgaatcggaccttatttgagaaaattggaaaatttgatattcttaagtgatttcatgattttgatgcaaaattcatagttgttgatgttattttggtgatttgaatgcacgagcaagtccgtatgatatttttaggttggtgtgaatgtttggtttggagcccagaggactcgggtgagttttggatagtccACGAAGTGGAATTTTAACTTgggaaaattgcaggtttttcagCTGGTATgttcaggtctgcaggcttcgcaaatgcgataaagcatcgcaaatgcgacaaagcATCGCAAATACAATAATGGACCTGGGCagccttagtcgcaaatgcgactgttcTATCATAAAAGCGATTTCGCATTTGCAAAAGGTccctcacaaatgcgaaggtgacCGAAATtgacttggtcgcaaatgcgaaagggtcagttttctgaggggttcgcaattgcgatacctgcaacctgtaaAATCATAATTTAGCcaaaaatcttccatttttcaagccctttcaaaaccaaaacattcttaggcgatttttcaaagacaacttctcttccaaattgattgtaagtcatttttaacttgtgttctttaatctttaacatcctttcacatgatttcaactcaaaatcaatgattttcatgggggaaatgggtgttttgggtataacctagattttttaaattttggggatttggacctcgatttgaggtccgatttcaaaacaaattatatatttgagttcgtgggggaatggttaatcgggttttgattcgaacctagggttttgaccatgtgggcccgggggtgatttttgactttttgggaaaaactttagaaaacttattttcatgcattagaattgattcaattaacatttattgatgtaattaagtaacttgtggctagatacgagcgaattggtggtaaaatcaagaggtaaagcgatagttgagacttgaattgtgtttgtggtatcgaggtaagtgtttggtctaaccttagcttgagggattaggagtcgagtcctatttgctatgtgatatttgttgagtacaacgtataggcatagtgacgagtatctcTGCATTGGtatcaagcatgtccgtgagtcttgtattatgaTTATAATGACTCcgtttgtattattcatgcctttatgatgatttctattgttgagtaaAGTTTGTGGAGGAAATAGTGGTATTTGAGTATcaaagagcgttggctcaagttgcataatgaattgtggaagtataattggcattTGAACTTTATAGAGCATTGCTCAAGTTGTGAAgagagttgtgaagtaaaagtgaaaaagagaagagaattattatattgtctcccttgcgaAGATGTTGTTGTttttaatgctatctcccttgccgggatgttgatgtttttgatattattCCCTTGTCAGGATTTGATTGTTaaattattattcccttgccgggattttattgcaATCTTACTTATTTCCTTGccttattgcttgtgattgttgtttgggtgaggaagagtgttaaagcacaaagggtgatgttgtgtattattttggtgagagagtgttaaagcacgaagggtgatgccgtgtatgattttgtgaggaagagtgtaaaacacgaagggtgatgccgtgccgcacgatgtaaaactctgtgccgattatattgattttatggtgaggacgagagtaaaagcacgaagggtgattgttgatacccaattttttcctatatattttcaatattcaaaataccttcaaaatagcatatatgtgcatatataagcatatccaagggttttattatttttttcataattttaaaggttaaattgatttatttctccctttttatccataagatccccaataattatttttaaaattattattttgataattcttctattagatttctatatttatgccaaaatatagctaaattaatttttacatatttttataattttatttagtatttttaaaggtaaattgcacataattacaaTACTAACCTTTTTTTacatttaattatgttttatacgcataaaattggatcctgtatttttaaattattaattatgtattataaatcactttagtactttaaattagtttttagaaactatttactattttttgtataaattaaatagggaacaAGTgggtatttaaaatatagccaaattggctatcaattgtagcccaaaattggaccccaattTTCCAACCCAATTCCAATTAAACCTGACCCACACCCTTTTTACCCATGCCCAAACCTGGAACCCCACCTACCCGtctcatcctggccgttgatctctaagatcaacgacccctatttcccttaccttttttaacccaaacgacccctaacctaaCTCATTTGTTACAATTTGCCGCCCTTGAAAACCCTTACCTCTTcaattctctctgaaacctaactcaaaccctagccgccaccacccaaaccagccTTAATCCTCTtcgatcctcactcaatccatggattcccatggttgtttgagacatatacttgtctcctacgtctccTGGTTGCACATTTTTGTGATTTCGTGGAAAGAtgtcgaagagatctagtccagatcttgctcaacttctatccatggtcttttatgctactttccggccatccatggccgttcgagtaagatccatggcttttccggctgAAACCGGTAACAATCTAAtgttttctcatcttctttggattctatgaaaccctaactcttgagattttccacttttctttagatctgtcttagatctaagTGTATCCGTGAGTTTTTAACCAatttttcttcatctttactatttttCGAAACCCTAGACTCACTACTGTTTGATTCTTCACAGATCTTTATATATCTGAGATGATTCAAGTGTTATGAAATGTTTTCCTTTAAAAAATCTCCTATTTT
Coding sequences within:
- the LOC138879970 gene encoding furcatin hydrolase-like — its product is MLRGSFDFIGLNYYTANYAAHHSTPPNHTGLSSFFVVPWGLQKLLVYIKHHYKNPIVYITECGMYRINAQRAYPNTSVTKVEDVVNDTERVDFYKNHILAIYKAIKQGVNVKGFYAWSFQDDFEWNKGYTRRFGINFIDYKDNLKRYPKLSALWFKKFLLN